The sequence below is a genomic window from Calditerrivibrio sp..
TCCTACTTCTAATCTCTGTATTCCAAAACGCCCTTCTTAAAAAGATAAAGCTCTCGCCCCTTAGAACCTTATCATAATCATCATAAAAACCATCTTCAGCCACAGGATTTAAAATATACCCCACCTTATAGTTAAGCCTCTTGAAATCATCATAGATAACAAGCTTCTCAGTTTTATCAAATATTTTTTTATAGAATTTATCATTAACAAAATAAGAATCAACAAAAACAAGTGTTTTCGAGTCGATATTTTTCTCATCAAAACCGCTTAACCATTCGCATCGGATAAAATCTTCCCCTTCAAAAAAGATCTCTTTAATATTTTCACCCCTTACAAACAAAGTCACAGGCAGATCAAACCATCTAAGATACTGTAAAAGTCCAATATTTCTTGTAATATGACCATAACCTATCCCCATCCCCCCTTCTGTAAAAATAAAAACCTTACGAATCTCACCTACTCCAAAAGGAAACTTCCATATCAAACTCATCTTTTGATCATCCCCTCTAAGATAACAGCACTCTTTTCTAAATCTTGAAGTCTAAGAACCCTTACCGCTTCCCTTAGTTCCTCATCCAACGTATCAAAATACCTTTTCTGTATTACCTTTTGGTTGACATACTTAAGCCATGGCTTCTCATCAAAAAGCTTAATAATGTCTTTCAGTTCAAAAAACTCATTCTTATAAAAAAGGTAGTCATATACTGCACACAAAAGAGCATAATCTTCTACAGTATCCACAGTTAATCTGATATCAGCCCCCCTTTCTCCATCCTGAGCTATCACATGTGATATGTTAAACTGATCTTTTTTAGTAGTATGAATATAAGGACAGACATGTTCCCTTTCATATTGTTTATCGGCTTTTTCAAAAGCAGTCTCTAACGCAAAAAAACTGATGACCTCCACATCCAATCCATGAGGAAAAGATCTCTTAATACAATTGGATGTATAATCTGCTCCCTCATCAATATGAACCTTAATACATCTATCGATAATATTCCAATCTATACAAGGACAATCACTCGTAATCCTAACTATAATATCAGCCTTAAACTTTTTTGCTGCCCAATAATATCTTGATAACACATCTTCTTTGCTTCCACGAAAATAACTTACCTTTTCTAATTCTGCTATCCTAACTATTTCATAGTCATCATCATCTAAGGTAGTAGCAACAATAATTTCATTAATCAGCGATGACTTTTTAGTCCTTCTGATAACCCGTTGTAAAACAGTAATATCTGATCCAAAAGGTAATTTATACAATACTTTACCCGGTAATCTCTTAGAAGAAACCCTGGCCTGCACGATTGCACAGATATTCAAGAATATTCTCCTATAATAGTTTTTATTGTGTTTATAACATAACACTGCTCATCATCTGACAAACCATAATATATCGGTAAACTAATAGCTTCCTCGTAATATCTATACATATTTGTTAACTCTTCCTTACCATAACCAAGTTTTCTATAATATGGTTGACGGTTTATAGGTATATAATGCACCTGCAATCCAATACCCTTTTCCCTCATCATACTAAAGAGCTCAGCTTTTGTCAGCTTAAATTTCGAAAAATTTAGTCTTGTTACATAAAGATGGTAAGAAGAGTTCTCAGTAAATCTATAAAGGGGTTTTAAAATTTCTATACCATCAAAGCTTCTATCATATTTTATAGCTATCTCTTTACGTCTCTGTATAAATTTCTCTAATTTTCTAAGTTGGCTTATACCCAAAGCACTCTGAAAATCTGTAACACGGTAATTAAAACCAAGATCTACCATCTCATAGTACCACAGATTTTGCTTACCATTTCTATCAAAGGCCATCTCTTGATTTTCAAAATCTTCCCTAATAATTCCATGAGATCTTAAAGCAATCAACCTTTTATAGACCTCCTTATCATTGGTAGTAATTGCTCCACCTTCACCTGTAGTTATATGTTTTACAGGATGGAAGGAAAATGTAGAACAGTCGGAATAAACACAACTACCCACCTTTTCAACACCAGAAAAAGCCCCCAGAGCATGGGCACAATCCTCTAATATTTTCACATTATATCTTTCTCTGATATATTTAAGTTTATCATAATCAACAGGATTGCCACTGAAATGAACAATATAAACTGCCTTAATACTAATATCTTTTTCTAATAACTCAATACACTTGTCTAAATCAATATTCCCATCATCAGCTATATCAACAAAAACTGGTACCCCACCTGCATATAATATGGAGTTTGAAGTAGCTACAAATGAGTTAGCTGTAGTGATAACTTTATCACCTCTGTTTAACAAAACTAAGGAAGCTAAATGAAGAGCTGCCGTCCCATTGGAAACAGCAACCGCATACTTAGCCCCAGTCACCTCACAAATCTTATCCTCAAACAATTTCACAACGGGACCAGTGGTTAAATATTCAGATCTTAAAATTTTTATGACTTCTTCTATGTCCTCTTCATCCAAAAACTGTCGACCATAAGGTATAATTTTCATAAAATATATCACCATTTAGGATAATCATACTCTACCGTGACATCACCTAATAATTGTACATATTTTCAATAATATTAAGCAACTCCTCTTTTGTCAACCACCACGTATTATTGTCACTCCGATAAGAAAATCCATCTGGAAGTTTTTTCCCCCCATTCCCAAACTCCTTTGGTGCTTCCCAATTCAAAAACTCAGGAATAATTCTGAAATGATCTGAGTATTCTCTTGTATGCCTTGCATCATCCTCTGGTATCATTACTTCATGCATCTTTTCTCCAGGTCTTATTCCTATCTCCCTGATTTCAGCTTCTGGAGCAATCGCAGTAGCAAAATCTATCATTTTCATACTTGGTATTTTTGGCACAAATA
It includes:
- the pseC gene encoding UDP-4-amino-4,6-dideoxy-N-acetyl-beta-L-altrosamine transaminase; this encodes MKIIPYGRQFLDEEDIEEVIKILRSEYLTTGPVVKLFEDKICEVTGAKYAVAVSNGTAALHLASLVLLNRGDKVITTANSFVATSNSILYAGGVPVFVDIADDGNIDLDKCIELLEKDISIKAVYIVHFSGNPVDYDKLKYIRERYNVKILEDCAHALGAFSGVEKVGSCVYSDCSTFSFHPVKHITTGEGGAITTNDKEVYKRLIALRSHGIIREDFENQEMAFDRNGKQNLWYYEMVDLGFNYRVTDFQSALGISQLRKLEKFIQRRKEIAIKYDRSFDGIEILKPLYRFTENSSYHLYVTRLNFSKFKLTKAELFSMMREKGIGLQVHYIPINRQPYYRKLGYGKEELTNMYRYYEEAISLPIYYGLSDDEQCYVINTIKTIIGEYS
- a CDS encoding glycosyltransferase family protein, which translates into the protein MNICAIVQARVSSKRLPGKVLYKLPFGSDITVLQRVIRRTKKSSLINEIIVATTLDDDDYEIVRIAELEKVSYFRGSKEDVLSRYYWAAKKFKADIIVRITSDCPCIDWNIIDRCIKVHIDEGADYTSNCIKRSFPHGLDVEVISFFALETAFEKADKQYEREHVCPYIHTTKKDQFNISHVIAQDGERGADIRLTVDTVEDYALLCAVYDYLFYKNEFFELKDIIKLFDEKPWLKYVNQKVIQKRYFDTLDEELREAVRVLRLQDLEKSAVILEGMIKR